The window ccataaacctggaaatcctggacgccccatcatctcaggcattggcaccctgacagcaggattgtctggctatgtagactccctcctcaggcccttcgttaccagcactcccagctatcttcgagacaccaccgatttcctgaggaaactacagtccattggtgatcttcctaaaaacaccatcctagccactatggatgtagaagccctctacaccaacattccacacaaagatggactacaagccgtcaggaacagtatccccgatactgtcacggctaacctggtggcagaactttgtgactttgtcctgacccataactatttcacatttggtgacaatgtataccttcaaatcagcggcactgcgatgggtacccgcctggccccacagtatgccaacatttttatggctgacttagaacaacgcttcctcagctctcgtcccctaatgcccctactctacttgcgctacattgatgacatcttcatcatctggacccatggaaaagaagctcttgaggaattccaccatgatttcaacaatttccatcccaccatcaacctcagcctggaccagtccacacaagagatccacttcctggacactaccgtgctaataagcgatggtcacataaacaccaccctatatcggaaacctactgaccgctattcctacctacatgcctctagctttcatccagatcataccactcgatccattgtctacagccaagcgctacgatataaccgcatttgctccaacccctcagacagagacaaacacctacaagatctctatcatgcattcctacaactacaatacccacctgctgaagtgaagaaacagattgacagagccagaagagtacccagaagtcacctactacaggacaggcccaacaaagaaaacaacagaacgccactagccatcaccttcagcccccaactaaaacctctccaacgcatcatcaaggatctacaacctatcctgaaggacgagccatcgctctctcagatcttgggagatagaccaatccttgcttacagacagccccccaatctgaagcaaatactcaccagcaaccacacaccacacaacagaaccactaacccaggaacctatccttgcaacaaagcccgttgccaactctgtccacatatctattcaggggataccatcatagggcctaatcacatcagccacactatcagaggctcgttcacctgcgcatctaccaatgtgatatatgccatcatgtgccagcaatgcccctctgccatgtacattggccaaactggacagtctctacgtaaaagaatgaatggacacaaatcagacgtcaagaattataacattcaaaaaccagttggagaacacttcaatctctctggtcactcgatcacagacctaagagtggctatacttcaacaaaaaagcttcaaaaacagactccaacgagagactgctgaattggaattaatttgcaaactggatacaattaacttaggcttgaatagagactgggaatggatgagtcattacacaaagtaaaactatttccccatggtatttctccctcccaccccaccccccactgttcctctgatattcttgttaactgctggaattagcctacctgattgtcaccatggaaggttttcctcctttcccccccctgctgtgggtgatggcttatcttaagtgatcactctccttacagtgtgtatgataaacccattgtttcatgttctctgtgtgtgtgtatataaatctctcctctgttttttccaccaaatgcatccgatgaagtgagctgtagctcacgaaagcttatgctctaataaatttgttagtctctaaggtgccacaagtactccttttcttattacccaTGTTGTTCCATGTATATACTGAGCTCTTTTAGCCAGATAATTCCTTACTATGGGATGCAGGCATAGCTGTACATCTGTTGCCCTGTGGACAGCACAGTTCAAgtctctggcctggagggatgtTTGAACTAACTTGTCTGGACACATTAAAACTTCTGTGTTCCCAGGATTGGTTATGAAGTCTTGCTGCTGGATAGAGTTAGTTACTACAAGAAGGCTCATTCTAGTTGAGAGGGTGTGATTAGAAGCAGTGAGTCAGTCATGCCGTCTCTAGGAAGTCCCACCCCTACCTTCCATGTGATAGGCACTTTTTTTTGCACTTGCACTGCACAGTTTGCACAGGTGATGGACAGGAGATTTATTTCAAGGTAACCTCACAACAGCAAACCCTGCCTTTGTGTCTCATATGCTCAGTTGATGAAATTCCCTCTCGTTAAGGGTAACAGCAGAGCTGCTCCACTGTTTGCCACTTGTTCAGAATCCAGCATCCCTTTTCTCACTGGTCTAACAGTCACATTCACGTTCTGTCCACTCTGTGTTCTTTGCACTGGCTGCCTGTTCTTTGCACTGACACACTAATTGTTAGCTGGTACTGTTGGTTTTTAAAGGTTGCAACAAGGTAGGCTCCCTGACTATATTTGAAATGTCTTCCTTGAACTTCATCTTGAAGAGGATCTCTGCTGTGACATGACCATCCTTTTAGGAACTCCATGATCATACTTAGAATAAGGAATTAGTGTCTTTGTCGTGCTGGGCCCTAGGGTGTGGAATTCGCTTCACCATATAACCCAGCAGTCCATCTCTCAACCCACCATTAAACACCTCCCCTCCTTCGGTGTCTTTTAGAACAACCACTTCCCTCTAATTGCTACTTTTCCATCCATTCCCTTCTTTCCTCTTTAGCTTCTGCATTGAACATCCTCAAATTTGTTTCAGTTGTTAATTTTAGTGAGgttctttgggggttttttggatTGCATTTGAATTAATATTTAGAAATTGCTTTTAGTAGGGAGAACTATGTAAGCACCTTGACAAGGGAGGGGCATTGCAGAAATAAAACATTCTAAAGGCTTTATTGTCCGCCCATTTCCAAAGGCATGTATATGCGTGCTTcattttttgtgggttttccCCCCCTTTAGACCCTAGAAATACTCAGAAAACTTTAAAGCAATATTGTTCGCTGGAACTTGAGCTTCGGTTCTGCCGCTGGTCCTGTACAGGCCCAGGGATTTGCTTACAAGGAGCCAATTGCAGAACTGGGGTCCGTGtgtgcaacaacaacaacaatacaaacattttcaaaagtgcctattttcaaaagtgactgaggTGTCCAAGTACCTAAGGCCCATTCACATAGGTTCTCACAGGCCAgaatttgaaaggtatttaggcacctaaaaatgtaGATAAGTGCCacatgagattttcagaagtgcctaaataGATTAGATGTCAAcctcatattgatttcaatgtgagttaGGTTCCTAATCTGCTTAGGTCCTTTTGGAAATCCCAGTagtgcatctttaggtgcctaaatacctttgaaatctgGCCCTCAGGCCAGGATCCTCAAAGGCATAAATAATTCTGAGGCTCTGGGCCTAAGAACcacaatcacttttgaaaatggaacttaggcacctaagatacttctgaaaatgttacctgcAATCTAAATTAAGGATTGCCTATTTAGAAAAGTAAAGGTAGGTCcctgtatttaaataatttttgcatAAAGATAGTACAAATCTGGCATCCCAGAACGCAATTTTAGCTTGATGTGATTTGAAATGGCCAAGATATCAAATCCTGTTTATTGGTAAGTGGGGTTATGATGAGAAGCTAACATAATCTTAACGAAAGTGGCTCTGTCTTGATTCACACTAATACTTCCACTTTGCATTAACCTAGCAATGTTCATTCCAGGGTTTCAACACAATTTGCAAACATCAATTAATTAAGCCTCTCAAAGCTTCTTGTTGGAAATTTAAGGGAGTTCCTAAGAACTTGAACTGATTGAGAAATAAACTGAATAAGTGCTAATATGAGATAATCTTCCAAATCTAAGAAAATATGAAGTAGTTTTAAATATTGCATTGTACTTAGTAAAATCTGCCAGAAGTAGAGACAGATATCCAAATGCTTTCAATAGCAAGTGCCTCAGGATAATGGTAGGTATTAAATTGAATTAAGTTGTAACAAATGAGGAGATTTGTCAAAGTTCCACAACTTTTTAACTCCAAAGTTATCCAGAGAAGACAATGTAAATATTTCGGATGTATTAAGAATGTAACCAGAGAATCTGCCATGGCAGGCATACCATTGGGCAATTGGAGGAACACACAAGAGAGGCAGAGTGAAAGAATCCCTCCATTGAACATGAGAGAGGGACGACTATGGGACTTAACACAGAGGACATGTAAAGAGCAGCCCAGGACAGACAGGGATGGCAGGGTCTTATCCATGCTCTAAGCGATGTTTGATCGTGTGAAAAGGATTCAGATGCTTAGTAAGTGAAGGCATGGAGAAATTGCTCAAGGTCATGCCACAAGAGAGTTGCAGAGTGTGGAATGGAACCCAGAGAAGATGACTCCTGATACCTTGTTTTAACCAGTGGACAACAGTGTCTCCCTCAGTGTTTTTATTTACTGGAAAAAAGTTAATTTTGACCTATTTTCCTGAAGTTGATATTTATGAAGGCTTTGTATGGGATTTACTATTCAGAACATACACAAATACTTCCAAATGATTGACAAGGTACCAAGCAACAACATATATTGCAGGATTAGTTTATTTCTTAGATTATGAACTCGTTAGCACAGAGCCCACCCCTTCTTGGGTTTGGGAAAGGGCCTAAGGCCCCAATACTGCACGTGTTTACCCTTGGGAGCAGTGCTTCAATGGGCCTCTGCATGAGCTCAGCAGTGAGTCACTGCACAAACAAATGTGCCTCCCATGGTAGCACAAATACGGCAGAATGATATTTTCTTGCATCTGGAAGTTTATGCCTGGTGAGTTCTCATTTTGTTTGTTGTTCAGATATTATAAGTTCTTAATAGTCCACTTAAATTTCCAGGAGGATGTCATTGCCTTTATTAATAGCTAAACCCAGATTTTAATCTGTGttgttttgtctaaaaaaataTCTGAGGCTGGATTAACAGGCTGACTGCAGCAGCTTTGCCCTGCTCCAGTGAAGCAGACGCTATAAACTCATCTTAACCTGCTCGTTAAACTgagtttatggctgctttgcattgTTGGAGGGACACAGAGCAGCTGGAGTGAAAGTGGCAAAGTTGGCCCCAATCTTGGACATTCACACTGTGAAAAGGATGCTGTTTATTTGAGCCTGTGTCTTTTTCTGCttcagagctgaagaagagtcTTCCTCCTTCAACAGTAACATGCCAGCAGTCCTCCCGGCCAATGATTCTTTTGCAGCAGGCAGGACTTCCTCCTCATCCTTGTCCTGAGAAGCCTTCATCTCCTCCTATGTCAGTGGCCACAAGGCCAAGAGCCAACTCACCACTGTCCCCACAGAAACCTTTTGGCCTGGGGCCTTCCTTGCAGCACTCACAAGAAGAGGAGCTGGCAGAGGATCCTGTGCTGGAGGAGCTATGTAAGCCTCTGTGTTGTAAACTTTGCAATGTCACTCTGAATTCAGCACAGCAAGCTCAGGCACATTATCAGGTAAggagaagcaaaagaaaaaagaggtGCAGATTCGTTGTTCCTGTGAGGTGCCGACCACTCTTTCAGTATGAGATGTGGGGCAAGCCTTATGAATTGTGGGGCCCCAACCTGCCATAAGGGAGGGAGTCACGTGCCAGGAGCTTCCTCCCCTTCTGGTCCCACTGCCAGAGGCAGGTGGGGCATGCGGGCAGATGAAGCCCCTCTTTTTGCTCCCATGCCTGAAGGAGGGTTACTGAGGCTACACAGGGTTTAAGAGTGGGGCCCTAATGAGTTGCTTATCCTCTTTTTGCTTTAGGCTGGAGCTCATCataattttttcatcaaaacctTTTTTCCATCATGAAAAATGTTGCCCTCTCaaccaaaataatggaaaatttaTTTGTCAAAGTTTTTTCATTCCTTCCCCGTCACAGGAGAATGAAAAAGCAAAACCCCGTGCTTGGTCCTTAGTGGAAGTGGGGAATCTGGGGAATAaagggggaaaggcagcaggaatcTAAACAGATTCCCCAGTTCAACTAAGGCCAACAGAAAGTTCTGATTTTCCTTCCagttctaatttaaaaatatattttaaaaatgttgattacCAATCTTTTCTCCCAGCTTTGCTGCTTTTATCAGTGGATGCCAGTTTAGCAGGTTTATGTCCCCCAGGAGACTGATTGAGCAGGCTCTGTTGAGACTGGGGAGTACGCTCTTTGTAACTCAGACAGCAGATGGTGCTTTAAGAATGAAGTCACTACCTTGCTCTTAGACCAAACACCATGCATATGGTTCACTTGAACTAGTCCTGTCTCTGAGTGGGGCTTCGTTATACAAATGGGAGTGTAGTATATGACAGACACCATTGGATTAGTCAGCTTCTCTACCCCAATGTACATTTCTTTTGATATGATTCATGATACGGGTCCCCAGAGATCATCTCTCACTTTGTGCTTCTACCTGGTAAGAACACCATCATATTGGACCCTCAACTTCTGACAACTTCTAAATATGATCATTTGGGGTGGGTGGTCTAAGAGTCTTCAATTCACTCCCCCTTCCCAAGTCCAACAGAGTGCCAGTTTGTTGACCTTCTGGGTATGTTGCAATAATTTTCACTTTGGTTTTTCTAGAGGAGTGTACTGAACAGGAAGGGCTTTAGTGAGATGGGGAGACCTGAGTGTCTTTCTATATTATTGGGatggattttcaaagcagcttctAATTTTTGCAGGCAGAATTTTGTAGGTTCATCCCTTAGGTTTGCTGGCTGGTCTGGAAAGCATGTCCCATGTTATCTCCCTGGAGCCTCTCTTTTCCCTGGTCTGCTTCAGGAGTCTCCTTCCCAGCTACCTTCTCCCTTCAGGGATGGTCCGAAGGTGCAGGCCCCTCTGTGTTTTCTTTCCCAGAGAGGAAACACCCAACTACCTCTCTCCTAGGTCTCTTCTCTCTATTGCCTTGCAGCCTTTCTTTATAGAAGCTACCCAGGTTGGTTCTTCAGAGCTGGGTCTAATCCTCAATTACCTGTCTTCACGTCAGGTGCAACAGAATGGGCTCATTGGGCCCCCCTTCAGCCTTTCACTGCTAGTGTCGTGAGGTTCATACCTCATACTGAGACCCAGCCCTCCCAGGGACTGAGCATCTCGTGAGGAATCTCAAGCACTCTAATCTCCCATTGcgatcaatgggagttgagattGCTCAGCCCCTCTCAGGAACAGAGCCTGTATCTGAGCTGCTGATGTCATGACTACGTTTACATTTCAGCCTCTTAGCTGAGTCCTCTGGCTGTTATATACAGGTGGCACTCTACCACCTGGATAGTGATTAATTCGAGTTCTGTTTCCAGGGTAAAAACCATAGTAAGAAACTTCGGAATTACTATGCTGCAAATAGTTGCCCAGCTCCTGCCAGAATGAGCAATTCAGTGGAGCCTGCCGTGCCTCAGATTGTCTCCCATCCAGCTCAGGTAAGGCCTGGAGAGATGACCGAGGCTGTGCTGCTTACATGTGCAGCACGCCCTATGACAAGGGTAACTAGGTCTCATGCTTTGGGGTGGGATTGCTGCAGGGGTCAGAGGAATTTTCCCCACTATGTCCAGCATGGTGCAATTGGACTGGTTTGTGCCTTTacattcttctgaagcatcaggtattgACCACTCCTGGATACAGGGGACTTGACTCACTGAGCCACTGATCTAATACTGTATGGCAAATCCCATGATACCTGTGTGAATCAGATGCTGAGCTGATTATGGCTGTTTAAAGCCATGGAAAACACTCATCATCATGTccttcctttgtgtgtgtgtgtggaatatcCTCCCCTTGCCTAGCCATCTCCTGTGCATCGAAGTGAGGCTGCACCTCGGTGCCTATGTAGAAAAGGTGCTTAGATTCTAGCACTGGGCCATCATTTCCCTCCCTAAATAGTTACTCTTGTGGCAATCATTCTCCAATCGCAGCATGAGTGAATGGCCCCCTCTGGGATACAGATTAATGCTGTCCCATGAACTGCCCAATGGCAGGCACATGTAGAGCAAGAGCGCATGCCCCATTAGCTCAAGGGGTAAAACAAATGTTCTCCACACCTGACACTTGCATGTCATTGCGTGTTGGTCAGCAGGGATCAAAGCTGGGGCCTTCAGCACCAAAAGCACAGGCCTCTACCACTTAAACTAAAGGAGAATGAACCCCTTAGCTGTGAGTAAGTAGCAGGTTGTTATATGGTTGCTGGAGCCAGCCACTGGGGCGGGGGAGACCTGTTGACATGCAAAAAGAACCTAATCCAAAGCTTACTGAAgggaatgggagtctttccattagctTCAGTTGGCATTAGAGCAGGCCCTGCCCCAAGCCATTGCATGTTACAAGTGTACTATGCTGCTTCCCAACAGCTGGGGTGGTGTTCTGCCTTGTTTGAGGAACTAAttctcaggaaaaaaagagagcCAAGTTTGAGCCAGCTGCGTAGAAGATGTTCATATTGTACGATGCAAGCCAGAattgtaggggtttttttgggaAGAGGGTCTAGTTAGCAGCATATGAAGTATCAAAACGAGGGCGAAAGAAACTGCACCTTAGAAAGTGTAGCACTGGCAAGGCCAATGAGTAAATCATGGTTATTCACACTATTTGGGAAATACTGTTTCCTTGGTGATGTACAAAACACCAAAAGGATTCAGTTCCTGCCCCAATCAGGTTACATTCTAAGTAGACAAGATCACGCCCCATAATACACTGGGAAATCCTGAGGACTGAGCTTACTCGGGACTGGATCATTCCTCTAAAATTTGCATATGGAACTCCTGCTGTCCATAGGCAAGGTGTGAGAAGGGGTCAGTTGTTTCTCTGCAGCCCGTGGAAGGTTCTTTGCTGGGTTGGAGATCCAGTTAGGGGGCGGGTAGTCTGGACGCAGACTTCCCTCAGTGCTGTGGAATCTCCTTTCAGGGGGCTCCCAGGGGCAGTGGTAGGCAGAGGAGTCAAGCCTGCGAGGAAGCTggaagggggagcaggagggccagagccagtgcagaggTACGGAGCCTCTGCACAGATAGTTTTGATCTCCCTCTGATTCTCAGAGATCTGTGTGGATCTTAGGGGATGTGCAGGTTCAGGGGGCCAAactcccagctggagccaagGAGAGGCAAAACCTCCTCCCACAAGGGAAAGAATTTGGGGAACACTGTGCAGAGAACCTGGAGTTCTAATCCCCAATCTTCCACCAGCTTGCTGAGAGGGGTCAACTTCATTGAGCCTGGTTCAGTTATTTCAAAGAATGAAGTCTCCTATGTTTGCATATgatcctttcccttccttttgcTGATAGATGGGTGCCTCTAAACCAGGAGGCCGAGTGATCATGGCCACAGAGAATGATTACTGCAAGCTTTGTGATGCCTCATTTAGTTCCCCGGCTGTGGCCCAGGCTCACTACCAAGGAAAGAATCATGCCAAGAGGCTACGCCTGGCAGAAGCACAGAGCAACTCATTCTCGTAGGTATTGTTTAACCTTTACATTAAGGCTGGCCTGAACATGTGCAGCCATGACTCCAGCAATCTCTATTAATGCATCTCAGAGAGCTTTAAAACAGAgctgtatgtatttatttaacctTCAGGGATACATCAGAACTGGGCAAACGGAGGGCACGGAAAGAAGGGAACGACTATAAGATGATGCAGAATAGAAGAAATGTGTATGCGGTTCAAAACAGTACAGGTACTTGAATGCTTGTGTCATCATAGGTCGCACAGTGACTATTTCTTAATGGGTTCAATTCTCTTCCGTGTCCAAGCTCTGCTTGACACAGAAGGGTGCATTAGGGAGCTCTTGTTCTGTGGGCTGGTCTGCACTGGTTCTGACTCCAGCGTGAGggactgtaacagggtggccACCTCCAGGGTGGCATGGAGTAGCTCTGCAGTAGCCCTGCCTCATTTTGACCCCTTCTCACAGCTCTTCAAAACTCCACAGCTTCATTTGGCTGCTGCAGTGGCTTGCTGctatgacttggccctccagttAAGCCCTTAACCAAAGTATAACTCTTCATGGAAACAGAGTTCCACATCAATGTTAAAGCTAAACAAAACAGAGCTTTTTCCCCAGTGTCAAACTAGGCCCATCCCCTTCTTCCTAAGGGGCTTCTCTTCTGTCCTCTAATTCTTCTGCTCACCCTCTGGGCTCAGCTTTCAGCCCCTCCCAGGTTCCTTTCCATCACTCCTCTGGGTTCCTTTGGGTTGCTCCCTGGTCTTTCCCAAGCAGGCACTCCTTGGCCTTCCTACCTGGAGTCATCCACAGGTCTCTGCCAGCCTTGTGCTCTCCTCTTGCTCCTCACGGCCTTCCTACAGCATCAGCCACCaccacttcccctttcttcccaaACCTAGGGTTAGATAAGACAGAGGCATCTGGGGAGGCAAAACTACTTGTGAAACCGGGATCCAAGGAGAGGCTAACCTGGGCCCTGCCCAGGGATtggctgctgcagcctccctGAGGGTTAGTCACAGCAGACTCTGTTAGGGGCAAGTCAGGGCACCTATTGAACATCTGCACCCGCCCACATCTAAAGGATCCTCCCCCAGCCTAAAGGGAGTAGTCACTGAGCCCAGGGCTCAAGTAAATTCAGGGGACAATGAATGAAAAgcagggatgggagtgaggggTAAAAGCAGGGAGCCAGAGAGGGACACTCAGCAGAGAatcccagacagtgcccactgctcctcaaaggtgtccagGGAGCTAGTGGACGCGGCCCAGAGCAACTGTGCCCAGATACGTGACTGGAGGGAGGAGcgaaaataggccccacagtcacagagcacctcCCATCCAGCATCCTTCTCCTAACATGATGGATGGCCACCTTGGCCAGCGCCGGGAGGAGGCTGATGAGGAGGTCTCGCCACTTCTTGGGGCCACAGATGGAGTGAGTGTAGATCAGGAGGTGTGAgaaaaagtgcagccagaactgAAGGAGGAGGTTCTGGAGTAGctggaaaaggggctgcaacctggtgcactcgTAAATGTGTACCAGGGTCTATCTGACACCGCAAAAACGGCACGtgtcagggaggggagtgggttaaCTATGCCAGGAGTTGCCAGCTAATATCCCTGGTAGGCCGGGGTCCAGGGTAGAATATAGACTGGTCGACCGGGGCTCCTCACTCCACAGGTCGTAGAAGGTCTTGCCCTTGGCGTCGGGGTGGGAAGTGAGGATGAGGAAGTGAAGGGTATGGAATACAAGCACGTACAGCTGCTTCCTAGGCTTGATACAGAAACAAACCGACTGCAGGTCATGTAGCTGGCTTGGGTGGTGTGGAGGGGATCTTGCAGGGCAGGGGCCTGATGGCGAGGTCTGGAGGATCAGAGATGAGGGGCGGGCAGGGAGCACCCTCCACCAGGGCCTGCTCGAGGAAGGCCTGAGAGATAGGCGATAAGGCTACCCTCACCTCCTGGTGTACACACCAGGGGACACAAGGGATGGAGAGCCCCATGTACCAACCAAGTGCCAGGGGATCCATGGGGGACCCGTCCTCCTAATCATAATCCAGGAGGTCTTTACTGAGCTGGGGGTTGTGGTCAGTGATGGCTTCTGAGTGAGCAGCCCTATCCTGGCTGTGTGTATATCTCACAGGGGGCATTTGAAGACAGTCAGTGGGTCTATGATTATGCAGTCCCCCTGGCCAAAGCCTCTGTCTAGGAGTGATACAGCAAGCT of the Dermochelys coriacea isolate rDerCor1 chromosome 9, rDerCor1.pri.v4, whole genome shotgun sequence genome contains:
- the ZMAT3 gene encoding zinc finger matrin-type protein 3, which translates into the protein MILLQQAGLPPHPCPEKPSSPPMSVATRPRANSPLSPQKPFGLGPSLQHSQEEELAEDPVLEELCKPLCCKLCNVTLNSAQQAQAHYQGKNHSKKLRNYYAANSCPAPARMSNSVEPAVPQIVSHPAQMGASKPGGRVIMATENDYCKLCDASFSSPAVAQAHYQGKNHAKRLRLAEAQSNSFSDTSELGKRRARKEGNDYKMMQNRRNVYAVQNSTGPYFNPRSRQRIPRDLAMCVTPSGQYYCSMCNAGASEEMEFRQHLESKQHKSKVSEQRYRNEMENLGYVQ